From a region of the Pongo pygmaeus isolate AG05252 chromosome 5, NHGRI_mPonPyg2-v2.0_pri, whole genome shotgun sequence genome:
- the PFDN6 gene encoding prefoldin subunit 6 has product MAELIQKKLQGEVEKYQQLQKDLSKSMSGRQKLEAQLTENNIVKEELALLDGSNVVFKLLGPVLVKQELGEARATVGKRLDYITAEIKRYESQLRDLERQSEQQRETLAQLQQEFQRAQAAKAGAPDKA; this is encoded by the exons ATGGCGGAGCTGATCCAGAAGAAGCTGCAGGGAGAAGTGGAGAAATATCAACAGCTACAGAAGG ACTTAAGTAAATCCATGTCGGGGAGGCAGAAACTTGAAGCACAACTAACAGAAAATAATATCGTGAAAGAG GAACTGGCCCTGCTGGATGGGTCCAACGTGGTCTTTAAACTTCTGGGTCCGGTACTAGTCAAACAGGAGCTGGGGGAGGCTCGGGCCACAGTAGGGAAGAGGCTGGACTATATCACAGCTGAAAT TAAGCGATACGAATCCCAGCTCCGGGATCTTGAGCGGCAGTcagagcaacagagggagacccttgCTCAGCTGCAGCAGGAGTTCCAGCGGGCCCAGGCAGCAAAGGCAGGGGCTCCTGACAAGGCCTGA
- the RGL2 gene encoding ral guanine nucleotide dissociation stimulator-like 2 isoform X3: MPPPRSSRRLRAGTLEALVRHLLDTRTSGTDVTFMSAFLATHRAFTSTPALLGLMADRLEALESHPTDELERTTEVAISVLSTWLASHPEDFGSEAKGQLDRLESFLLQTGYAAGKGVGGGSADLIRNLRSRVDPQAPDLPKPLALPGDPPADPTDVLVFLADHLAEQLTLLDAELFLNLIPSQCLGGLWGHRDRPGHSHLCPSVRATVTQFNKVAGAVVSSVLGATSTGEGPGEVTIRPLRPPQRARLLEKWIRVAEECRLLRNFSSVYAVVSALQSSPIHRLRAAWGEATRDSLRVFSSLCQIFSEEDNYSQSRELLVQEVKLQSPLEPHSKKAPRSGSRGGGVVPYLGTFLKDLVMLDAASKDELENGYINFDKRRKEFAVLSELRRLQNECRGYNLQPDHDIQRWLQGLRPLTEAQSHRVSCEVEPPGSSDPPAPRVLRPTLVISQWTEVLGSVGVPTPLVSCDRPSIGGDEAPTTPAPLLTRLAQHMKWPSVSSLDSALESSPSLHSPADPSHLSPPASSPRPSRGHRRSASCGSPLSGGAEEASGGTGYGGGGSGPGASDCRIIRVQMELGEDGSVYKSILVTSQDKAPSVISRVLKKNNRDSAVASEYELVQLLPGERELTIPASANVFYAMDGASHDFLLRQRRRSSTATPGVTSGPSASGTPPSEGGGGSFPRIKATGRKIARALF, from the exons ATGCCTCCCCCACGTTCCTCCCGACGTCTCCGAGCTGGCACTCTGGAGGCCCTGGTCAGACACCTACTGGATACCCGGACATCAGGGACTGATGTGACCTTCATGTCAGCCTTCCTGGCCACCCACCGGGCCTTCACCTCCACGCCTGCCTTGCTAGGGCTTATGGCTGACAG GCTGGAAGCCCTTGAATCTCATCCTACCGACGAACTAGAGaggacaacaga GGTAGCCATCTCTGTACTGTCAACCTGGCTGGCCTCTCACCCTGAGGATTTTGGCTCTGAGGCCAAGGGTCAGCTTGACCGGCTTGAGAGCTTCTTACTTCAGACAGGGTATGCAGCAGGGAAGGGTGTTGGGGGGGGCAGCGCTGACCTCATCCGCAACCTCCGGTCCCGGGTGGACCCCCAGGCCCCCGACCTTCCTAAGCCCCTGGCCCTCCCCGGCGATCCCCCTGCTGACCCCACGGATGTCCTGGTGTTCCTCGCTGACCACTTGGCCGAACAGCTGACCCTGCTAGATGCG GAGCTTTTTCTCAATTTGATCCCCTCTCAGTGCCTGGGAGGCCTGTGGGGTCACAGAGACCGGCCAGGACATTCTCACCTCTGTCCATCTGTCCGAGCTACTGTCACACAGTTCAACAAGGTGGCAGGGGCAGTGGTTAGTTCTGTCCTGGGGGCTACTTCCACTGGAGAGGGACCTGGGGAGGTGACCATACGGCCACTCCGTCCCCCTCAGAGGGCCCGGCTCCTGGAGAAGTGGATCCGCGTGGCAGAG GAGTGCCGGCTGCTCCGAAACTTCTCTTCAGTTTATGCCGTGGTGTCAGCCCTGCAGTCCAGCCCCATCCACAGGCTTCGGGCAGCCTGGGGGGAAGCAACCAG gGACAGCCTCAGAGTCTTTTCCAGTCTCTGCCAGATTTTCTCCGAGGAGGATAATTATTCCCAGAGTCGGGAGCTGCTCGTGCAG gaggTGAAGCTGCAGTCTCCTCTGGAGCCACACTCCAAGAAGGCCCCGAGGTCTGGCTCCCGGGGTGGG GGTGTGGTCCCATACCTTGGCACCTTCCTGAAGGACCTTGTGATGCTGGATGCAGCCTCCAAGGATGAGTTGGAG AATGGATACATCAATTTTGACAAGCGGAGGAAG GAGTTTGCAGTCCTTTCTGAGTTGCGACGGCTCCAGAATGAATGTCGTGGCTATAACCTCCAACCTGACCATGATATCCAGAGGTGGCTACAGGGGCTCCGGCCACTGACAGAGGCTCAGAG CCATCGTGTATCCTGTGAGGTGGAGCCACCTGGTTCCAGTGACCCTCCTGCCCCACGGGTGCTTCGGCCAACACTGGTCATCTCGCAGTGGACAGA GGTTCTGGGCTCTGTTGGGGTCCCTACCCCACTTGTGTCCTGTGACCGGCCCAGTATCGGGGGAGATGAGGCGCCTACAACTCCTGCTCCTCTGCTGACTCGGCTGGCCCAG CACATGAAGTGGCCATCTGTCTCGTCACTAGACTCTGCCCTGGAAAGCAGTCCATCCCTGCACAGTCCAGCTGACCCCAGCCACCTCTCCCCACCAGCCTCCTCCCCTAGGCCTTCTCGAGGTCACCGCCGCTCAGCCTCCTGTGGCTCCCCGCTGAGTGGGGGTGCAGAAGAGGCCTCCGGGGGGACTGGATATGGGGGAGGGGGATCTGGGCCAGGGGCCTCTGATTGCCGCATCATCCGAGTCCAGATGGAGCTGGGGGAAGATGGCAGTGTCTATAAGAGCATTTTG GTGACAAGCCAGGACAAGGCTCCAAGTGTCATCAGTCGTGTCCTTAAGAAAAACAATCGTGACTCTGCAGTGGCTTCAGAGTATGAGCTGGTACAGCTGCTACCAGGGGAGCGAG AGCTGACTATCCCAGCCTCGGCTAACGTATTCTACGCCATGGATGGAGCTTCACATGATTTCCTCCTGCGGCAGCGGCGAAGGTCCTCTACTGCTACACCTGGCGTCACCAGTGGCCCGTCTGCCTCAGGAACTCCTCCgagtgagggaggagggggctCCTTTCCCAGGATCAAGGCCACAGGGAGGAAGATTGCACGGGCACTGTTCTGA
- the RGL2 gene encoding ral guanine nucleotide dissociation stimulator-like 2 isoform X2 — MLPRPLRLLLDTSPPGGVVLSSFRSRDPEEGGGPGGLVVGGGQEEEEEEEEEAPVSVWDEEEDGAVFTVTSRQYRPLDPLVPMPPPRSSRRLRAGTLEALVRHLLDTRTSGTDVTFMSAFLATHRAFTSTPALLGLMADRLEALESHPTDELERTTEVAISVLSTWLASHPEDFGSEAKGQLDRLESFLLQTGYAAGKGVGGGSADLIRNLRSRVDPQAPDLPKPLALPGDPPADPTDVLVFLADHLAEQLTLLDAELFLNLIPSQCLGGLWGHRDRPGHSHLCPSVRATVTQFNKVAGAVVSSVLGATSTGEGPGEVTIRPLRPPQRARLLEKWIRVAEECRLLRNFSSVYAVVSALQSSPIHRLRAAWGEATRDSLRVFSSLCQIFSEEDNYSQSRELLVQEVKLQSPLEPHSKKAPRSGSRGGGVVPYLGTFLKDLVMLDAASKDELENGYINFDKRRKEFAVLSELRRLQNECRGYNLQPDHDIQRWLQGLRPLTEAQSHRVSCEVEPPGSSDPPAPRVLRPTLVISQWTEVLGSVGVPTPLVSCDRPSIGGDEAPTTPAPLLTRLAQHMKWPSVSSLDSALESSPSLHSPADPSHLSPPASSPRPSRGHRRSASCGSPLSGGAEEASGGTGYGGGGSGPGASDCRIIRVQMELGEDGSVYKSILVTSQDKAPSVISRVLKKNNRDSAVASEYELVQLLPGERELTIPASANVFYAMDGASHDFLLRQRRRSSTATPGVTSGPSASGTPPSEGGGGSFPRIKATGRKIARALF, encoded by the exons ATGCTCCCGCGGCCCCTGCGGCTGCTTTTGGACACGAGCCCCCCCGGGGGAGTCGTACTGAGCAGCTTCCGAAGCCGGGACCCCGAAGAGGGTGGGGGCCCAGGTGGCCTGGTCGTGGGCGgggggcaggaggaagaggaggaggaagaagaagag GCCCCTGTGTCCGTCTgggatgaggaggaggatggTGCCGTGTTTACTGTCACAAGCCGCCAATATCGACCTCTTGATCCCTTG GTCCCTATGCCTCCCCCACGTTCCTCCCGACGTCTCCGAGCTGGCACTCTGGAGGCCCTGGTCAGACACCTACTGGATACCCGGACATCAGGGACTGATGTGACCTTCATGTCAGCCTTCCTGGCCACCCACCGGGCCTTCACCTCCACGCCTGCCTTGCTAGGGCTTATGGCTGACAG GCTGGAAGCCCTTGAATCTCATCCTACCGACGAACTAGAGaggacaacaga GGTAGCCATCTCTGTACTGTCAACCTGGCTGGCCTCTCACCCTGAGGATTTTGGCTCTGAGGCCAAGGGTCAGCTTGACCGGCTTGAGAGCTTCTTACTTCAGACAGGGTATGCAGCAGGGAAGGGTGTTGGGGGGGGCAGCGCTGACCTCATCCGCAACCTCCGGTCCCGGGTGGACCCCCAGGCCCCCGACCTTCCTAAGCCCCTGGCCCTCCCCGGCGATCCCCCTGCTGACCCCACGGATGTCCTGGTGTTCCTCGCTGACCACTTGGCCGAACAGCTGACCCTGCTAGATGCG GAGCTTTTTCTCAATTTGATCCCCTCTCAGTGCCTGGGAGGCCTGTGGGGTCACAGAGACCGGCCAGGACATTCTCACCTCTGTCCATCTGTCCGAGCTACTGTCACACAGTTCAACAAGGTGGCAGGGGCAGTGGTTAGTTCTGTCCTGGGGGCTACTTCCACTGGAGAGGGACCTGGGGAGGTGACCATACGGCCACTCCGTCCCCCTCAGAGGGCCCGGCTCCTGGAGAAGTGGATCCGCGTGGCAGAG GAGTGCCGGCTGCTCCGAAACTTCTCTTCAGTTTATGCCGTGGTGTCAGCCCTGCAGTCCAGCCCCATCCACAGGCTTCGGGCAGCCTGGGGGGAAGCAACCAG gGACAGCCTCAGAGTCTTTTCCAGTCTCTGCCAGATTTTCTCCGAGGAGGATAATTATTCCCAGAGTCGGGAGCTGCTCGTGCAG gaggTGAAGCTGCAGTCTCCTCTGGAGCCACACTCCAAGAAGGCCCCGAGGTCTGGCTCCCGGGGTGGG GGTGTGGTCCCATACCTTGGCACCTTCCTGAAGGACCTTGTGATGCTGGATGCAGCCTCCAAGGATGAGTTGGAG AATGGATACATCAATTTTGACAAGCGGAGGAAG GAGTTTGCAGTCCTTTCTGAGTTGCGACGGCTCCAGAATGAATGTCGTGGCTATAACCTCCAACCTGACCATGATATCCAGAGGTGGCTACAGGGGCTCCGGCCACTGACAGAGGCTCAGAG CCATCGTGTATCCTGTGAGGTGGAGCCACCTGGTTCCAGTGACCCTCCTGCCCCACGGGTGCTTCGGCCAACACTGGTCATCTCGCAGTGGACAGA GGTTCTGGGCTCTGTTGGGGTCCCTACCCCACTTGTGTCCTGTGACCGGCCCAGTATCGGGGGAGATGAGGCGCCTACAACTCCTGCTCCTCTGCTGACTCGGCTGGCCCAG CACATGAAGTGGCCATCTGTCTCGTCACTAGACTCTGCCCTGGAAAGCAGTCCATCCCTGCACAGTCCAGCTGACCCCAGCCACCTCTCCCCACCAGCCTCCTCCCCTAGGCCTTCTCGAGGTCACCGCCGCTCAGCCTCCTGTGGCTCCCCGCTGAGTGGGGGTGCAGAAGAGGCCTCCGGGGGGACTGGATATGGGGGAGGGGGATCTGGGCCAGGGGCCTCTGATTGCCGCATCATCCGAGTCCAGATGGAGCTGGGGGAAGATGGCAGTGTCTATAAGAGCATTTTG GTGACAAGCCAGGACAAGGCTCCAAGTGTCATCAGTCGTGTCCTTAAGAAAAACAATCGTGACTCTGCAGTGGCTTCAGAGTATGAGCTGGTACAGCTGCTACCAGGGGAGCGAG AGCTGACTATCCCAGCCTCGGCTAACGTATTCTACGCCATGGATGGAGCTTCACATGATTTCCTCCTGCGGCAGCGGCGAAGGTCCTCTACTGCTACACCTGGCGTCACCAGTGGCCCGTCTGCCTCAGGAACTCCTCCgagtgagggaggagggggctCCTTTCCCAGGATCAAGGCCACAGGGAGGAAGATTGCACGGGCACTGTTCTGA
- the RGL2 gene encoding ral guanine nucleotide dissociation stimulator-like 2 isoform X1, with amino-acid sequence MVVARSRISGLRRGQSLDLGPRGPKLLGPDPSPFDSTGALRRLGWGCLGPSRGDLGSPAPPTLPRTRWYYALPPQAPVSVWDEEEDGAVFTVTSRQYRPLDPLVPMPPPRSSRRLRAGTLEALVRHLLDTRTSGTDVTFMSAFLATHRAFTSTPALLGLMADRLEALESHPTDELERTTEVAISVLSTWLASHPEDFGSEAKGQLDRLESFLLQTGYAAGKGVGGGSADLIRNLRSRVDPQAPDLPKPLALPGDPPADPTDVLVFLADHLAEQLTLLDAELFLNLIPSQCLGGLWGHRDRPGHSHLCPSVRATVTQFNKVAGAVVSSVLGATSTGEGPGEVTIRPLRPPQRARLLEKWIRVAEECRLLRNFSSVYAVVSALQSSPIHRLRAAWGEATRDSLRVFSSLCQIFSEEDNYSQSRELLVQEVKLQSPLEPHSKKAPRSGSRGGGVVPYLGTFLKDLVMLDAASKDELENGYINFDKRRKEFAVLSELRRLQNECRGYNLQPDHDIQRWLQGLRPLTEAQSHRVSCEVEPPGSSDPPAPRVLRPTLVISQWTEVLGSVGVPTPLVSCDRPSIGGDEAPTTPAPLLTRLAQHMKWPSVSSLDSALESSPSLHSPADPSHLSPPASSPRPSRGHRRSASCGSPLSGGAEEASGGTGYGGGGSGPGASDCRIIRVQMELGEDGSVYKSILVTSQDKAPSVISRVLKKNNRDSAVASEYELVQLLPGERELTIPASANVFYAMDGASHDFLLRQRRRSSTATPGVTSGPSASGTPPSEGGGGSFPRIKATGRKIARALF; translated from the exons ATGGTGGTGGCCAGGAGCAGGATTTCGGGCCTCAGGAGGGGCCAGAGTTTGGATTTGGGGCCCCGAGGTCCTAAACTCCTAGGTCCAGATCCTAG CCCCTTCGACTCCACCGGGGCCCTGAGGCGGCTGGGGTGGGGCTGTCTGGGCCCCAGTAGGGGAGACCTGGGGTCACCAGCTCCCCCAACCCTTCCTCGCACTCGCTGGTACTATGCCCTGCCACCACAG GCCCCTGTGTCCGTCTgggatgaggaggaggatggTGCCGTGTTTACTGTCACAAGCCGCCAATATCGACCTCTTGATCCCTTG GTCCCTATGCCTCCCCCACGTTCCTCCCGACGTCTCCGAGCTGGCACTCTGGAGGCCCTGGTCAGACACCTACTGGATACCCGGACATCAGGGACTGATGTGACCTTCATGTCAGCCTTCCTGGCCACCCACCGGGCCTTCACCTCCACGCCTGCCTTGCTAGGGCTTATGGCTGACAG GCTGGAAGCCCTTGAATCTCATCCTACCGACGAACTAGAGaggacaacaga GGTAGCCATCTCTGTACTGTCAACCTGGCTGGCCTCTCACCCTGAGGATTTTGGCTCTGAGGCCAAGGGTCAGCTTGACCGGCTTGAGAGCTTCTTACTTCAGACAGGGTATGCAGCAGGGAAGGGTGTTGGGGGGGGCAGCGCTGACCTCATCCGCAACCTCCGGTCCCGGGTGGACCCCCAGGCCCCCGACCTTCCTAAGCCCCTGGCCCTCCCCGGCGATCCCCCTGCTGACCCCACGGATGTCCTGGTGTTCCTCGCTGACCACTTGGCCGAACAGCTGACCCTGCTAGATGCG GAGCTTTTTCTCAATTTGATCCCCTCTCAGTGCCTGGGAGGCCTGTGGGGTCACAGAGACCGGCCAGGACATTCTCACCTCTGTCCATCTGTCCGAGCTACTGTCACACAGTTCAACAAGGTGGCAGGGGCAGTGGTTAGTTCTGTCCTGGGGGCTACTTCCACTGGAGAGGGACCTGGGGAGGTGACCATACGGCCACTCCGTCCCCCTCAGAGGGCCCGGCTCCTGGAGAAGTGGATCCGCGTGGCAGAG GAGTGCCGGCTGCTCCGAAACTTCTCTTCAGTTTATGCCGTGGTGTCAGCCCTGCAGTCCAGCCCCATCCACAGGCTTCGGGCAGCCTGGGGGGAAGCAACCAG gGACAGCCTCAGAGTCTTTTCCAGTCTCTGCCAGATTTTCTCCGAGGAGGATAATTATTCCCAGAGTCGGGAGCTGCTCGTGCAG gaggTGAAGCTGCAGTCTCCTCTGGAGCCACACTCCAAGAAGGCCCCGAGGTCTGGCTCCCGGGGTGGG GGTGTGGTCCCATACCTTGGCACCTTCCTGAAGGACCTTGTGATGCTGGATGCAGCCTCCAAGGATGAGTTGGAG AATGGATACATCAATTTTGACAAGCGGAGGAAG GAGTTTGCAGTCCTTTCTGAGTTGCGACGGCTCCAGAATGAATGTCGTGGCTATAACCTCCAACCTGACCATGATATCCAGAGGTGGCTACAGGGGCTCCGGCCACTGACAGAGGCTCAGAG CCATCGTGTATCCTGTGAGGTGGAGCCACCTGGTTCCAGTGACCCTCCTGCCCCACGGGTGCTTCGGCCAACACTGGTCATCTCGCAGTGGACAGA GGTTCTGGGCTCTGTTGGGGTCCCTACCCCACTTGTGTCCTGTGACCGGCCCAGTATCGGGGGAGATGAGGCGCCTACAACTCCTGCTCCTCTGCTGACTCGGCTGGCCCAG CACATGAAGTGGCCATCTGTCTCGTCACTAGACTCTGCCCTGGAAAGCAGTCCATCCCTGCACAGTCCAGCTGACCCCAGCCACCTCTCCCCACCAGCCTCCTCCCCTAGGCCTTCTCGAGGTCACCGCCGCTCAGCCTCCTGTGGCTCCCCGCTGAGTGGGGGTGCAGAAGAGGCCTCCGGGGGGACTGGATATGGGGGAGGGGGATCTGGGCCAGGGGCCTCTGATTGCCGCATCATCCGAGTCCAGATGGAGCTGGGGGAAGATGGCAGTGTCTATAAGAGCATTTTG GTGACAAGCCAGGACAAGGCTCCAAGTGTCATCAGTCGTGTCCTTAAGAAAAACAATCGTGACTCTGCAGTGGCTTCAGAGTATGAGCTGGTACAGCTGCTACCAGGGGAGCGAG AGCTGACTATCCCAGCCTCGGCTAACGTATTCTACGCCATGGATGGAGCTTCACATGATTTCCTCCTGCGGCAGCGGCGAAGGTCCTCTACTGCTACACCTGGCGTCACCAGTGGCCCGTCTGCCTCAGGAACTCCTCCgagtgagggaggagggggctCCTTTCCCAGGATCAAGGCCACAGGGAGGAAGATTGCACGGGCACTGTTCTGA